Sequence from the Streptomyces sp. NBC_00440 genome:
CAGCGGCACCGGGTGACGCGATGCCCACTCGTCCTGCCAGATCCCCCAGAGGGGTCGGTCGGACCTCGGCCGGACGGGGTGCTCCCGGATAGGTCACAGAAAGGTCTTTCTGGGCGATTTGGTACTGATCAGCGTGTGGCACGGCGGTGAGCGTACCGGGCGCACCGGGCTCCCCGCGAAGTGAGGGTGCGGCGGTGTTCCGGTTCCCCGGCTCGGGGGTGATCGTCGTCACTGATGGTTCCCAGTCACTGGTGAGGGCCGAAGGTGACCGGCAGCGGGTCGGCCTTCTTGCCGGTCGGCGGGGTCTGGAGGGTCTTGAGGGCGAACTCCATGACCTTTTTGTAGACAGGGCCACAGGTGGAGCCGCCGAAGTGGCTTCCGCTGGTGGGGTTCTGGATGGCGCAGTAGACGGTGACCCGGGGTTTGTCGGCGGGGGCGAAGCCCGCGAAGGAGGCGGTGTATCCGCTGTAGCGGCCTGTCTTCGGGTCCACCCGGTTGGCCGTTCCCGTCTTGCCCGCGACCCGGTAGCCGGGGATACGGGCGGAGATGCCGGTGCCCTCCACATCGCTGACGACCGACTCCAGCATCCGGGAGACCGTCTTCGCCGTCCGCTCGCTCACGACCCGGCTCTCCTTCGGGGCCGGCGACGGGGTGAAGCGGCCGTCGGGGCCCTTGATGCCGCTGATCAGCGAGGGCTGCACGCGTACACCGCCGTTGGCGATCGTGGAGTACACGGAGGCCGCCTGGAGCGCGCTGAGCGAGAGCCCCTGTCCGAACGGGATCGTGTACTGCTGGGACGTCGACCAGTCCTGCGGCTTGGCCAGGATCCCCGATGTCTCGCCGGGGAAGCCGACCCCGGTGGGACTTCCGATGCCGAACTTGTGCAGATAGGAGTAGAGGACCCTGTTGGCCTCGGGCTGCGTCTTGCCGAGCTGGCCCGCGGCCTCGATGGTGCCGATGTTGCTGGACTTGGCCAGTACGCCGTTGAGCGTCAGCGACCAGGTGTCGTGGTCGACGTCGTCCTTGAAGAGCCGGTCCCCGCGGTGCAGCCGGTTGGGGACGGTGACATGGGTCGTCGGGGTGGCCACCCCCTGCTGGATGATGGCGGCCATGGACATGATCTTGCTGACGGAGCCCGGCTCGTAGGCGTCCTGGACCGCGGCGTTGCCGAGTGCGGCGGGGTCGGCGTGGGTCAGGTCGTTGGGGTCGAAGCCGGGCGCGTCGGCCATGGCGAGGACCTGACCGCTCCTGGTGTCCTGCACCACCACATAGCCGCGGTCGGCCCTGGACTCCTTCACCTGGGCGGCGATGGCGCTCTGCGCGGCCCACTGGATGTCGCGGTCCAGGGTCAGTTCGACGTCCGAGCCGGGGACGGCCGGCTTCTCGCTCGTCCCGGCGGTCGGCACCGTACGGCCGCCCGACTGGGCATAGGTGATCTTGCCGTTCTTGCCCGCCAGCTCCTTGTTCAGCGAGGACTCCAGGCCGCCGGCGCCCTGGCCCGCCGAGTTGACCCAGCCGAGCACCCCGGCTGCGAGGTCGCCGTTCGGATACACGCGTTTGGTGCTCGGCTCCTGGAAGACCCCGGCCATCACATCGGCACCCTTGCCGCCCTTGGCCTTGTCCGCGGACGCCTTCTGCGCGAAGACGTTCTTCAGGTCCTTGATCTGGTTCCAGACCTGCGGGGTCTGCCGGCTCGCCAGCAGTACGTAACGGGTGTCGGGCGTCCTGAGTTTCCGCGCGATCGCCTCGGCGTCCTCACCGAGGATCGGCGCGAGCAGAGCGCCCGCCTGCTCGGGGGCGTCGGTTGCGTGGCTCTGGGCCCGGCTGAACATCGTGGGGTCGGCCGTGATGTCGTACGCGTCGACGCTGGCGGCCAGGGCCACACCGCTGCGGTCGGTGATCTCCCCGCGCTCGGCGGTCAGCGTGTGGCTGAGATAGCGGTTCTTGTCCGCCTTGGCCGTGTAGGCACTCGCGTCGATGGCCTGGACCTGGAGCAGCCGTACGACGAAGACCGCCATCACGAGGGCCAGGGCGAGGCTGACGAGCCGCAGCCGGGGGCGCGGGCTGCCGAGCCGCAGTGTCCTGGGCCGGCGTGCGGGGCGCGGGCGGCGCTGCCCCGGGCGTGCGCTCCGTGCGGCGGGCCGTGCCGGACGCGCGGGTCCTGGTACGCGGCGGCGCGGGGGTTCCTTGGACGGCACTGCGTCACCTGCCGGGGGTATGGGTCGGCGCCGCTGTCGTGCCGGCCGGCGCGGAGGGCGCGCCGCCCGAGGGGGTCGCGGCCGGTGCCGAAGGGGTGGCGGACGGCTTGGGCGTGGCCGGGGGCGGCGGTGCGGGCTGCGCCGTGGACTCGGCGGCCTGGCCCAGGACCTTGCCGTCCGGGTCGAGGAAGGCGGGGCCGCCGCCCGGCACCATGCCGAGTTCGCGGGCCCGCTTCTCCAGCGCCCCGGGTGCGGAGCGGCCGTCGACGTCCCGCTGCAGCGCCTGTTCCTCGTCGGTCAGCTCGGTGATCTGCTTCTGGTCCTTGCTGAGCTTGAAGGAACCTTCGTTCAGCGCCGAGTTGAGCAGCAGGAGCGTGATCAGGCCACCGCCGAGCAGCACCACGACCAGCAGCACGAAGGGCATCCGGGCCGCTCTGCCGGGCCCGGCCGGCATCAGCGCGGCGAGCCGCGCGGCCCGGCCCTTCAACTGCCGGGGCGGCTTGCTCACAGCGCCTCCTCGCGGATGCGCTGCGCACCCCGCAACCGGGCGGGTGCCGCGCGCCTGTTGTCCGCGACCTCCTCCTCCGCGGGAAGTTCCGCACCGCGGGTGAGGAGCTTGAGCCGTGGCTGGTAACGCTCGGGAACCACCGGCAGACCGGCCGGCGCCGTGTTGGCAGCGCCCGCCGCGAAGACCTGTTTGACCAGCCGGTCCTCAAGCGAGTGGTACGAGAGGACGGCGATGCGCCCGCCCACGGCGAGGCTCTTCACGGCGGCCGGAATGGCACGCTCCAGCACGGTCAGTTCGCCGTTGACCTCGATGCGCAGGGCCTGGAAGGTGCGCTTGGCGGGGTTGCCGCCGGTGCGCTTGGCGGCCTGCGGCAGCGAGTCGCGGATCAGCTCGACCAGCCGGGCGCTGTTGGTGAACGGTTCCCTCTCGCGCTCCCGTACGACAGCGGAGACGATCCGCTTGGCCTGCTTCTCCTCGCCGTACGCGCGCAGGATCCGGACCAGTTCGCCGGGCGGGTAGGTGTTGAGCACCTCCGCGGCGCCCATGCCGGTCGTCTGGTCCATCCGCATGTCGAGCGGGGCGTCCTGGGCATAGGCGAAACCGCGGTCCGCCTCGTCCAGCTGCATCGACGAGACGCCGAGGTCGAAGAGGACTCCCTGTACGCGCGGGACGTCCAGCCGGTCCAGGACCTCGGGCAGTTCGTCGTAGACGGCGTGCACCAAGGTGGCCCGGTCGCCGAACGGCGCGAGCCGCTCGCCGGAGAGCCGCAGGGCTTCCTTGTCGCGGTCGAGTGCGATCAGCCGGGCCGCCGGGAAGGTCGAAAGGAGCGCCTCGCTGTGGCCGCCGAGGCCGAGGGTGCAGTCGACGACGACCGCACCGGGCTGGGCGAGCGCCGGGGCCAACAGGTCCAGGCATCGCTGGAGCATCACCGGGACATGTCGGGACTGGCTCATGCGCCCTCTCAGGTACGGCGCGGCCGGACGTACTGCCGGGTCCCCGCCCGCTCGGAAGGGGACGGCCCGCCGGCGCCGGGAAGGGCGTCGGCCGGCCGGCGAGCGGGAGAGGGCCGGGCCGTACGTACGCCGCGCATGCGCGGGTGTGCGGGATGTGTCCGTCAAGCAGATGTGTCTGCGGTGAGTGACCGTGAGGAGTGCGCCCGTACAGCACGTGACGACGCTCACGCCTCCCACTTCGCGCCACTTTAGTCCACTCGTCCCCCCGGTCAATCAACCGCCCAGCGCGCCGCGAACCCCGGCTTTCACCCGAACGGGTTACTGGCCATCACCGCTGTGGATTAGCTCACAACCGCCCGTGTTGACACTTTTTTTCCGGCCCCCTGGCAGGACCGTTCGATCAACGGCGGCTACCGTCATACACATGTCGACCGCTGCGCACTCTCCCGCAGAGCCCACCCCGTCCCGTCCGCACCTGGCTGTGTCCGACGGCGGAACGGTGACCGACCGGCTCGTCGAGTCCAACCGCCACTACGCCGAGGCGTTCAAGGACCCTGGCATGGACGCGCGCCCCGTACTCCAGGTGGCTGTGGTCGCGTGCATGGACGCGCGACTCGACCTGCACAAGGCTCTCGGGCTCGATCTCGGTGACTGCCACACGATCCGCAACGCGGGCGGTGTGGTCACCGACGACGTCATCCGGTCCCTGACCATCAGCCAGCGCGCCCTGGGCACCCGGAGCGTGATACTGATCCACCACACCAGCTGCGGTCTGGAGAGCCTCACCGAGGACTTCCGGATCGAGCTGGAGGAAGAGGTGGGTCAGCGTCCGCCCTGGGCTGTGGAGTCCTTCCGCGATGTCGACCAGGACGTACGCCAGTCGATGCAGCGTGTGCGGACCTCGCCCTTCCTGCTGCACACCGACGACGTCCGGGGCTTCGTCTTCGACGTACGGGCGGGGCTTCTGCGCGAGATCGACCCGGCCGGTCAGAACCCTCAGGAGTGAGGTCCCGGGCTGCCGTTCGCACCCTCGGAGCAGGACGAAACCACGGCAACCTGCGACATATCCGGCCCACTTGTCCACATGCGAGTGACACGAAGCGGTAACGGCAACAACAATGCGAGGGCGACACCTCGTCCGGATCCCTCCGGGCGGGGCGTCAGCTGTTCGGGGTTGGGCCGGGGCCGTACGCAGCGCCCAGGCCCGTGGACGGGTATCCCCTGCTTCTCAGGAGCGTGGGAGTAGGG
This genomic interval carries:
- a CDS encoding peptidoglycan D,D-transpeptidase FtsI family protein translates to MPSKEPPRRRVPGPARPARPAARSARPGQRRPRPARRPRTLRLGSPRPRLRLVSLALALVMAVFVVRLLQVQAIDASAYTAKADKNRYLSHTLTAERGEITDRSGVALAASVDAYDITADPTMFSRAQSHATDAPEQAGALLAPILGEDAEAIARKLRTPDTRYVLLASRQTPQVWNQIKDLKNVFAQKASADKAKGGKGADVMAGVFQEPSTKRVYPNGDLAAGVLGWVNSAGQGAGGLESSLNKELAGKNGKITYAQSGGRTVPTAGTSEKPAVPGSDVELTLDRDIQWAAQSAIAAQVKESRADRGYVVVQDTRSGQVLAMADAPGFDPNDLTHADPAALGNAAVQDAYEPGSVSKIMSMAAIIQQGVATPTTHVTVPNRLHRGDRLFKDDVDHDTWSLTLNGVLAKSSNIGTIEAAGQLGKTQPEANRVLYSYLHKFGIGSPTGVGFPGETSGILAKPQDWSTSQQYTIPFGQGLSLSALQAASVYSTIANGGVRVQPSLISGIKGPDGRFTPSPAPKESRVVSERTAKTVSRMLESVVSDVEGTGISARIPGYRVAGKTGTANRVDPKTGRYSGYTASFAGFAPADKPRVTVYCAIQNPTSGSHFGGSTCGPVYKKVMEFALKTLQTPPTGKKADPLPVTFGPHQ
- a CDS encoding FtsB family cell division protein; translation: MSKPPRQLKGRAARLAALMPAGPGRAARMPFVLLVVVLLGGGLITLLLLNSALNEGSFKLSKDQKQITELTDEEQALQRDVDGRSAPGALEKRARELGMVPGGGPAFLDPDGKVLGQAAESTAQPAPPPPATPKPSATPSAPAATPSGGAPSAPAGTTAAPTHTPGR
- the rsmH gene encoding 16S rRNA (cytosine(1402)-N(4))-methyltransferase RsmH is translated as MSQSRHVPVMLQRCLDLLAPALAQPGAVVVDCTLGLGGHSEALLSTFPAARLIALDRDKEALRLSGERLAPFGDRATLVHAVYDELPEVLDRLDVPRVQGVLFDLGVSSMQLDEADRGFAYAQDAPLDMRMDQTTGMGAAEVLNTYPPGELVRILRAYGEEKQAKRIVSAVVREREREPFTNSARLVELIRDSLPQAAKRTGGNPAKRTFQALRIEVNGELTVLERAIPAAVKSLAVGGRIAVLSYHSLEDRLVKQVFAAGAANTAPAGLPVVPERYQPRLKLLTRGAELPAEEEVADNRRAAPARLRGAQRIREEAL
- a CDS encoding beta-class carbonic anhydrase, which encodes MSTAAHSPAEPTPSRPHLAVSDGGTVTDRLVESNRHYAEAFKDPGMDARPVLQVAVVACMDARLDLHKALGLDLGDCHTIRNAGGVVTDDVIRSLTISQRALGTRSVILIHHTSCGLESLTEDFRIELEEEVGQRPPWAVESFRDVDQDVRQSMQRVRTSPFLLHTDDVRGFVFDVRAGLLREIDPAGQNPQE